The Nitrospiraceae bacterium genome contains a region encoding:
- a CDS encoding integrase core domain-containing protein, with protein LVECWRQTYNRIRPHSALGYRPPAPEAIAPRCA; from the coding sequence GCTCGTGGAGTGCTGGCGGCAGACCTACAACCGGATTCGGCCCCACAGCGCCCTGGGCTATCGTCCGCCGGCACCGGAAGCCATCGCGCCACGGTGCGCGTGA